The nucleotide sequence ttttttatgtattgcTTTTTCAAGGCCAAGAAAGAAATTAAATTTGGCCACATCTTCGagaaaaaaataaagtttaattgaTGTATAAAAACGTCAAATTTCATATGGATTGCTCCCTATTGCTAATCAAAAAAGGAAAAGTTTAGGAGCAAGTAACTTTTTCAAATTCTGTCCAGCATGTAACCAGAAAGGAAAAAGTGAGtaattggatgaaatctcacaccaatctcgcaccattaaaattatcattgatgactatttgatggctacaaataccAAAAGTTGCTGGCCTCCTAGCACTCCTCAATCAAAAAGATTATTCGTACGCTAAAAATCAGCCACcaccatatatttatatacaaactGAATCAGTTACAACAAGTGGAGAGTCATAACTAACTTAACTGATCTTATCCTAAAATAACTAACTTTCTGTTTAGAGAATTTTACAGCTCTTACCCTTCCTCTTCTTGTTCTGTTTTTTCAGATATAGTTGCTGCCTTTATAAGCTCAAATCACCCAACTCCACCATCAGACCActacaatttttttaaattactaCAAGCATATgagttttattattaataatttgatTATCCTGACCTGATTATATTAAATTTTACGAAAGAAATAGAGATATCTTGCTATAATGTATGGCCAATTGAGTTAACAAGATATCATAGTAAATTGAGTTAATTAACATCAATCATATTCCATTTCTATAAAATGGAGTTTACAAATTGGCTTAACAGAAATATCCAACTAGAAAACTAATTATTTATCGATCAATatcagttaatttttttaaaattttatttttaactcaCGTTAACATTTAAATGAACATAAAAAATCACATGTcagaaaaatatctaaaactCCCCTAATAAAACATTTAAAAGTGAAATAGAATATTTAAAGTCAGTGATAGTTTTATTAAAATTACGAGAAAGacgaataatatatttttttaattgaaataagatcctaataagtgAAGGCaaagaaaaaaagtaaattaaaaaagtcttaagaaaaaaaattagttaaaattaacatataaaaaaatttcaCATTAGGTTTGACTGCATGCAACGTTTGACCACATTTTTAAATAGAACACAATTAACTAAGACTAGCACACACACTACTTGCTTTAAtttcaatattattatatattcggaccaaattaaaaacatcattttTCTGTGTGAATTTCTATGAAAAACAACTTGAAAGTTGAAATAATATAAGGGTGTAGGTCCACCGTTTGATACCAAAATATTAACGGGAATTAGGGGgtgcacatgggtcgggtgaagtCGGGTTTGATGTGACTCAAATCCGATCCGAAATATACactgggtctatttattagacccgaactcgATCCTAGatccgatgaaaccaatacactttcgggccacaattataccgggtaaaaaccgggtgaaaaccgggccgttaacattactatacgttgataccttcttgtaagctaacatgtaaaaatatccaaatttctaagactccaaccattatttaacatggtaaaattcacttagaaaaatataacaaaaaccaaccattctttaaaattaaagcataaccacaatcaatactaaagcaaaaccacaatcaatactaatattgtctaataataccaaatatttgaatcaatacaaataacacaatattatgcattagtctaaagttttaagcattctaaacataaaacattaacttatagtcttataatgactaataacacaaaatattaaggtttacaatacttaaattccacataagaatagtcatgatccatcactaataacgcaaaatattaattgtgtatgatgaccgggccaccgggccgacttcgggtgacccgagctatgacccggacccgacccgaaataatgaccggatctatttttgagacccttacccggccctaaacccgatgaaatcacaccaaattagcccctaaagtgttcgggaccggactGGGCCTTCGGGCtgggccgggtctgtgcacccctaacgaaaatgtttggtaaccaaagaaaatcagccaaaaacagtcataatttgttttatttagcattaattaattgtcgcaacaattaattaatattaaataagacaagttctgacTGTTTTTTTAATCTACCTAGCATTACCCAATATTAATAATTTATAGATTGGAGGCTTCATTATTGGTTACCCAAGTTCCAACTGTTCCAAACTACAACATATAAATGTGGGTTTCATTCAACAAATAAAATTGTTAAAGCTTCAATTAGCATTGCATATTGTGTAGACTCCTAATTGATCTTGTACATGAAAAGGGGTGCATATAGGGGTAGAAGGGTAAATGGCTATTCAAAGTTGGATAAGGAAGATCCTCAAGAGAAAATGCATAGAAGGGCACAGTTCTTAATCTACAAAGAGTTGAACAAAGCAGATTCTATTAGTAagaaaccatcatcatcatcatcatcatttgttATGAGGATTAGAATGTTCAAGTTGAAGACTAAGATTGGGAACACATTGAGGAGGATCAACAAGAGAATCTTCCCGTCATCATCATGTGGGGTAATTAAATCACAAGTTATGGATCAAGTGAAATCATTCAAGAAGCAACTCATCATTGGTAGAGGACAATTCTTCAAAGTCTAAAcactttcttctcctttcttctaatattattcattagcaaGATGCACTAAAATTGTTATTTGTATTCATTTTTATCTTGTACACTAAATGAAAAAAACACACTTAGTTTCTTGATCTATTAATAAATGtggtataaaataatttatttgatgATTAGAAGACGGGTGTTAAAATATAgtatgtaaaataaaatagatcTCGCTAGAAACCAATTAGAGTGTAGGCAATTTAGAACCAATTAGTTGAAAAATAGgtctattataaaaaaaaatgaatctCACAACTCtaagtttttaaattttaaaattaaaaataaaagaggataaattaaattgagttggcttatattataaaaatttgagAGGGGGATGAGAGAAGGGTNNNNNNNNNNNNNNNNNNNNNNNNNNNNNNNNNNNNNNNNNNNNNNNNNNNNNNNNNNNNNNNNNNNNNNNNNNNNNNNNNNNNNNNNNNNNNNNNNAACCTTAATATTGTTTCTGTTGTAATAAAGGAGTAAAGAGCCCAAGCTTGCAAAACTATATTTTTAATATCTAGCCCAATATTCTCAGCAATATAATAGAAAAAGATCTACTACATATTTTTGGCATTTAACATGATATTTTGAACCAAACAATGAAAAGCCCAATACCTAAATAAAATGATCATCTTTCATTTATTAtcagttgttttttttttaaaaaagaaacaaGCACAACATACTAAGTGGAGCGTACAAGAGACATAACATGAACTTTAGTTACACCTATATCATTTTCGACAGAGTCATCAACAACATAGTTTACTTTGACACCATTCTTTAGAGCAACAAAACGACCTAGTAATACAATCCACTAcatctgttgatttattttgaaaaatgaacTCATTCCTACACAACCAAATATTCTATATAACGGAGAAGAACTCCACTAACCATGTTTTCTGTGCGTCTTTCCTCAAGGGCATCATCCTCCAACTCTCAAAGTGCTCCTTTATGGATCCTGGGATGCTCCATGCACGACCCACATAGCTAATTCAtgtgcaccacacctgccaagcgtACTCACACGTAATAAACAAATATTGTACAGTTTCAACCTCCTTGTTATACATAACACAGACATTATTATTTCGTTCAATGATGCCCAAATGACTCAGTCGATCCTTTGTATTAACTCGATCTACAAACACAAACCAAGTAAATAACTCTACTCGATGGGGCACTAGTTAGTCCTTTCCAGATTCCATTTGTGAACTTATAGTTAAGAATATCTTCTGTTACCGTTTGTACCTGCAAAGCCTGCATAAATGAGTTAGTAGTATAAACGACTTTCTTATCAAATTTCCACACCATTCTATCTTGTATGCCTTCTATCAGTCTCACATCTTGCAAGATATCTAACAGATGGTTCAAATTGTTAGTCTCCCATTGACGGAGTTCCCTCCTCCACTGAAAATTTCATACCCACTCTATTCTATCCCAAAACTCACAGTCCCCAATCACGGATCCTTTATTATTTGAAGCCAAGTAGAGCCTCAGAAAGGAATCTTTTAGCTTTCCTGACTGTAACCATGTATCTTGCCAAAATCTGGTTGATCTGCCATCGCCTACTTCCATAATCAGTCCGTCAATAATCTTTTGTCTGACATATTACTCCTTTATTTGCAAGTGACAAATATCTCTCCACATGCCTCCTTTTGCCGGTATAGCTTGAGTAGACAATAACTGTTCAGGATTCAGATTATTGCAGGAGCACACAACCTTCTTCTACAACGGACAATCCTCCTTAGAaaatctccaccaccacttaaacaataaGGCGGTATTACGGATCATCGCATCTCCCACACCTAACCCTCCTAATTTCTTCGATGCCGGTATCAACTCCCACTTTACAAAAGCCAGCCCAGGGTGCCCATCATCCTTCTCCCAAAAGAACCTCCTTTGCAGTGAAATTAGTTTTTTTACCACTATAGCCGGCATTTTATACAAATTCAAATAGTAAGTAGGCAGGCTATTAATTACTGACTTGATGAGGACCAACTTTTCTGCTTTATTGAGCACTTTTGTTTTCCACAAACTAAGTTTCTCTTCTATTTTATCTATTACTGGCCTCCATGTTTTAACTAGTCTTAGGTTTGCTCCTAACTTAATATTTAGGTACTTCACTGGTAGTTTCGTCGTCTGACACCCTAATAATTAGCACATCCGACTAATCCACTCTTGGCTACAATTCACCCGTATCAAGCTGGACTTGTCAAAATTAATACTAAATTCAGACATCACTTTAAAGATGtacaaaaataatataacaaaAGTAGTACGTATAACATCCCCCCTCTCCTCAAAAGTAAAACTTATAGTTTAAGTTTCCcattataaacaaaaaaaaagggggaggggGAGATATTAAGGCATCTTAATTGTTATGCTATgctacatgaaaaaaaaaaaggggagagGGGGAGGGGGAGGGAGATATTAAGGCATCTTAATTGTTATGCTATGCTACATGAAATTAAAGTCCCTTTTTCCTTTTCAGAAGTTAggaatcaagaaaaaaaaaaactacgaaattttaaattaaaatgagGACAATAACTTATATCATACGTATTGTTAAAAAGATGCTCCTATGTATAGAGTTGTGACATAATCCTCTTGCATAGGAACTGTTCAAGACTTCAAATGATTAAGTGAAAGATGATATTTTCACAAGCTTCACATTCAAGAATCAACCATATTTTACCAAATAATAAATAACTACACAAGTAGTACAAGTACTGTGTCTCCTACCATTCCACAATTTCAATGGAACCCCACAAACAGCTTCTCATAGATGCAAAAAAAGCAGAATCACATGGTTGCTACTGCCAAAGTATCAAActatataattgaaaaatatataaaaggaaagaaagaaagaaaaatgaagggTAGCATTAATCACACAATCAAGGAAATATCATAGAACAGCAAAGACAATAACATTTACATATAACTCATTTGATTTCTATACTAAGTGTCAGTTTAATGCACAAATTTTGTGCCAAATGATCCAATAACATGGATTATGTCAAAAATCATCACTTAAACTACAAAATACACATACCAAAATTAACATTACATCTCTTCACGATCATAACCTTTTGATCAATTCCACATACTACTTTGTGAACTCTCTCTAATCTAAAACTTTTCCACTATTTATTTATGtgtaaatttttataattgaCTAGAACAAAAATGGGCTCAATTTTATTCCAACCAATCACAAAATTTGCACATATCTAAATTATGCAAAGTTTTCACACAAAATTTAATCACACACTATACACAATCACAAAGCAAGGAAGCACAGCCCTAGGATTAAACACCAAAAGTTCCTCCTCGTCTAGCCGAGTGTACACGCCGCTGTCGCCGCCACGTGCCATCACGGAGTCGAAACTCCCACCATCCTCCTTTTCTGCTTCGTCTGAATCCGATCCAATCCGACCCGCAATTACTCTGCAAACCAGCATGGCTCGCTTCACATTCATGAAGCCAAACTCACTTTCAATATCTTCTGGGATTGACACGTGTGCCCTCCAGCTGGATGCCAACGTGGAAATTCCATCTAATTTGGGCGAAAACCCTGATTTAATTATCCCACAAATATTACAAAATTGTTGCGAACAAATTGAAGAATTCCCATTAAGTCCCAAATCACATAAAAAAGTTGAACAGTGAAACCTCATAAGCTCATTGCCATCGGCGAGGCACCGCTCGTCACGGCGGCGCGTGGACATTATGCCGCCGTGAAGTGCGGCCCTCTCCTTGACAGCCTCGCGATACTCCTCGAACCGCGAGAGAATCTTTTGGCTGTTATGGATCTTAAGGATCCGGGTTATGGTCGGGAACTTTCGGATCTCGGGCCAACCCGACTTGAATATGATCTGGACTATGTTATGACCGGGGTCGGATCCGGGTAGCTCCGACACCGCGTGCTTCGTAGATTGATGCTGCTCCAGTAGGAGCGGCTTCTGGAAGATCTCGCCGCACGCGGTGCAGGGGAATATATCATTCCGGAGAGGGAAGAAGAGGCCGCTGTCCAACTCGCCGGAGATTTCAGATTCGGGTCGGACCAATGATCCGGGCAAGTTCCGACGAGGAATGTTCATGGAACTCGGGTCGGGTTGCAATGAGGAAGTAAGAGAATTCTGAGAGGACCTGGCGGCGGTAACGGTGGCGGAGGCGGAGTTGCTGGTTGCGGTGGCAGTGGTGACGGTGGANNNNNNNNNNNNNNNNNNNNNNNNNNNNNNNNNNNNNNNNNNNNNNNNNNNNNNNNNNNNNNNNNNNNNNNNNNNNNNNNNNNNNNNNNNNNNNNNNNNNNNNNNNNNNNNNNNNNNNNNNNNNNNNNNNNNNNNNNNNNNNNNNNNNNNNNNNNNNNNNNNNNNNNNNNNNNNNNNNNNNNNNNNNNNNNNNNNNNNNNNNNNNNNNNNNNNNNNNNNNNNNNNNNNNNNNNNNNNNNNNNNNNNNNNNNNNNNNNNNNNNNNNNNNNNNNNNNNNNNNNNNNNNNNNNNNNNNNNNNNNNNNNNNNNNNNNNNNNNNNNNNNNNNNNNNNNNNNNNNNNNNNNNNNNNNNNNNNNNNNNNNNNNNNNNNNNNNNNNNNNNNNNNNNNNNNNNNNNNNNNNNNNNNNNNNNNNNNNNNNNNNNNNNNNNNNNNNNNNNNNNNNNNNNNNNNNNNNNNNNNNNNNNNNNNNNNNNNNNNNNNNNNNNNNNNNNNNNNNNNNNNNNNNNNNNNNNNNNNNNNNNNNNNNNNNNNNNNNNNNNNNNNNNNNNNNNNNNNNNNNNNNNNNNNNNNNNNNNNNNNNNNNNNNNNNNNNNNNNNNNNNNNNNNNNNNNNNNNNNNNNNNNNNNNNNNNNNNNNNNNNNNNNNNNNNNNNNNNNNNNNNNNNNNNNNNNNNNNNNNNNNNNNNNNNNNNNNNNNNNNTGTTTGATGAATGCCAAGAAGAAGAGAGTGCTTTGTGGGTTTTGAATTTTGGGTGGGAAGGTGAAGACGGTTGTGAGTGTGATGAAGGTGAGATTTTGCGTTTCTTTGAAGATGGTTGCaagagattattattattattgttgttgttttcttgctttgttgttgttgatgtgTAGCTGGTGGTGAAGATGAAGCAACCAAGGTGAACAATGAGGATGATGAACATAGACAGGAACTTGTTGAAGAAACTTGCTATGCCTGCcatgtgtttgtgtttttgtcTCTGTTTTTTCGAGGttgttattgttttctttttatcTGTCTCTCTTTGGGTTTTTGAGTTTGAAGGTAGCTAAGAAGAAGAGAccatgatgatgaatgatgatgggGTTGGATTGGTGGTG is from Arachis ipaensis cultivar K30076 chromosome B01, Araip1.1, whole genome shotgun sequence and encodes:
- the LOC107608029 gene encoding uncharacterized protein LOC107608029 (The sequence of the model RefSeq protein was modified relative to this genomic sequence to represent the inferred CDS: added 81 bases not found in genome assembly), which produces MAGIASFFNKFLSMFIILIVHLGCFIFTTSYTSTTTKQENNNNNNNNLLQPSSKKRKISPSSHSQPSSPSHPKFKTHKALSSSWHFIKHLFSTKTKTATTTTTHPSPQSSTATTATATSNSASATVTAARSSQNSLTSSLQPDPSSMNIPRRNLPGSLVRPESEISGELDSGLFFPLRNDIFPCTACGEIFQKPLLLEQHQSTKHAVSELPGSDPGHNIVQIIFKSGWPEIRKFPTITRILKIHNSQKILSRFEEYREAVKERAALHGGIMSTRRRDERCLADGNELMRFHCSTFLCDLGLNGNSSICSQQFCNICGIIKSGFSPKLDGISTLASSWRAHVSIPEDIESEFGFMNVKRAMLVCRVIAGRIGSDSDEAEKEDGGSFDSVMARGGDSGVYTRLDEEELLVFNPRAVLPCFVIVYSV